The window ttgactgaaatattttattcatataagGTTTCTTTTGTGTCTGATTACTTCAATAATACAATCTATTAGTGCATCATCACTTAGTATTAATATAGATCAAGGGAATAAGATTATTtctaggttatgtttgattcccggaaagtactaaggaaagaaaaaaattcttaggaaaatgattttctcatatttggttgtgcaatgaaaaataccaaagaaaataaaatataattaaaattagttaaaaacttatgcattttcaaattattttatctttatattgaaaagttaaagtaagtgaaatgagtttgaagttagtatataaaaataatttgttgactttaaatttttttttattttctttttcttcctacttttcctctctattttctttcctttacaaTTTCCCCCAAATtctctgggaaccaaacatagccttagtgtTCACTTAGGAATCGAATATAATTAAAGCCCTAGTGGTGATCTACAATGGCCTCCTAGCCTAGTTGAGATGGCTTCTATCTCTTTCATGTGGCAGTTCCTTTGGTATTTTTAGGCTTTGCCACTCAGAGGCTTTGAAAGATCACCAGATTTTGCCTGGCTCACCAGATTTGTTTGCTCTTCTGCACACTGTTTTTACTGTCAATTGTCTTTTACCAACTGGTTTCCATTGTGCAGAAAATCCCATATAAGTTCTCAATGGAACATCTTCCCAAGTGCAAAATAAAGATTGTCCTTCGTAATCTAAAAGGAGATTGTTGGACTGTGAATTCAGTCCCAACTACAAAGGTTCACACTCTTCATACCTTCTGTGGAGGGTGGATGGCTTTTGTCCGTGGTAATGGCCTCAAGATGGGAGATATTTGCATTTTTGAACTTGTGCGCAAGTGTGAAATGCGTGTTCACATTCTTGGGGCTGGAAAGGAAGGTATAGATGGCCAAAGTGGGAAAACTATGTCTAATGGGTTTACTCCAGGGTGTGCTGCCACTTCACATAAAAATCCTGAAGGTTTACCAAAGAAACCAAAAGGGAACTCTTCAAAGGTCCACTTAAAACATATAACCAAGCTGGGTGTATCTGGTAAGAAAGGGTCTAAAACACATCAAGATACTGTTcctaatgaaatgaaaaaacatggtAGTTCATCAAAGAGCTCTGTCAGTTCTGCATCAAAAGCTTGCAATGAAAAGCCTGGTAAGCATCTAATAATTCCTTTCTTGGGTTTTGCAGTCAAGAGTCTATTTCTCTAATATAAGGTGTgctcaatgttttaaaaggttaaagGCGGTTTTGAGGCGTTTTGCCTAAATGTGGTGAGCCTCagcttaaaacaaaataataataataatagctataaaaattgaataataagaaAACCATACAATGCATTATAAGCTTCTCTCTTCTAAAATCCAACTTTTCTCATGACTTCATCAAATAATCTCTAACATTTTCTTTGTTACCAATAGTAGGATCATTCAAGGAATCATAATCATATCCAATTGctttcttattttccatatGGACCATATCAATGTTAATGTTTACTCATTCTTCTTCATCCATCAATTGTGGTGTCTTTTCACAGAAGCACAATTCATTAAAACCATTGAATATTAAGGCATAAACatcttataaaatatgtataaaaagtCCATAAAGGCCTTGAGCCTATTAAAACCCTTTGAATATTCAAAGATTAAGTCTCTTTAGCTTCGAGGTTGTAGCCTTAAGGCTTATGCCTCAACAGGGTATGACATAAGTCTTGATTACCCCATATTGAGGCTATAGCCTTAGGGCTAATTTTCATAGCATCTCCTTTAGGTGAGCCTCAAGGCATAAGTctcaatagccttttaaaacattggtagTGCTGTTGatttattagttttttcatCTTCTAATGCCCTGGGTGCTGTTCTGTTCTTGTTGAACAGAAAGCACAGAGCTTACCTGTGTTTGCATAATTTGGGTTCTTTATTAAGGACTGTAGGAAAagttttcttccttcttttcttctttaatggattgtgttttttatttttaattattattttagtttatttatttattttttattttcttccttttttggtATTGCATGGAtttgaacctggaacctccccCCTTCCCCACCCGAACCCCTTGCTACTGGGGTCTGCCCTTGAGGGCTAGGAAAATAGGAAAAGTTATATcacttttttggatttttactATGTAGAAGGGTAATTCATGAAGTCATATTCCCGccttttccaattttaaaatggtTGACCATAATTTTGATTTACTTGTCAAATTATCACTTATTCCATTTCCTAACCCAAATGAGCTTCtgaaatataaaatagagtCAGCCATCCAGAACACAACCAGTGCAGCAGATGATCTAAGATCACAAGCTAAAAGTTTTGTCTCAACAATATCAgctgaagaagaaaaagcagTGCGTTCTTTTACTTCTAGTTATCCTTATTTTGCGAGGTTCATGAAGAAGTTCAATATCAGTGGTTCATATACCCTAGTGAGTAGTTTTCTAATCgtatctttgttttgttttaacttGTATTTGTTCATGTCAGGTTTATTTGCTGTGCCGTGAATGAATGAAACCCATTATTGCATCATCAGTGAATAATTGAATACTAATTTGGATCAAGattaaaagaaaccaaatgaaaataaagaagactaaaaaagtaaaaaaaaaaaaaaactatatgaagtggaaaatgaaaggaataaaAACTTTGTCCTGAACTGTTGTTTGATCCctattaaaaagtgaaaaaaaacaaaaagggtcTGCTAAATAAACAGGGTAAATGAGCGGTTTTCTTGATGAAACTGTTACTGATCCTCTTGCTTTTGTATTCTCCCATCTCACCTTATCAGTGGTCACATGTTTTCTTTGGTTATGGGCCCTACTTGGCCCTGAACCTTTGACCATTACCTTACCCCGCCTACCACAATTCCACCACTGTTAACATGCTCATTCAAGATGAAGGAACACAGATCTATGTTGTAGGCTGTCATGTTGGGGGTGGCCTTGCATCTATACAGATTGTAAGAGTACTTTTGGGCTGTTCTAAAGAATCTGGCATCATTAAGCCTATTTACTGGCTTACGATGATCCTGTCTCCTAGCCTTGTTGGGATGCTGAAGCTGATAACATTTGGACTCACCTCTCTCTATTCCCTGCACCAGTTCTGGGGCATTTTCAACTTGGCCAGTTGAGGGATTTATTGGTTTGTTCTCCACTTGGCATGAATTGCAAGGCTTGGAGATCTTACCTTTCTACAAACTGTTTATATTGTCACTTATCATTTACTGACCAGTTTCCATAATGCAGAAAATTCCATATCAATTTTCAATGGCACATCTTCCAAAATGCAAGACGGAGATTGTTCTTCGTAACTTAAAAGGAGAATGTTGGACTGTAAATTCAGTCCCAGATACAAAGGGGCGAATGGTGCATACTTTCTGTGGAGGGTGGATGGCCTTTGTTCGTGGCAATGATGTCAAGATGGGAGATATCTGCATGTTCGAACTTGTCGGCAAAAGTGAAATGCTTGTACATATATCTGGGGTTGGAAAGAAAGGATCAGATCATCAGAGTGGAAAAGCAGCTTCTAACTAATTAGGATCATCCACCCACAGCCATTGCATTTGAAGACATATGAAGATGTTGGACAGTAACTTAGATTCTGGTGAGCATTGTTATGCAAACCCTTTTTATTTTGTCCTGCCAATTTAtatggatttgaaaattttcaattttggttaaCTTCAGCATAAAGTGTGAAACCCTGTTGCTTGCTAGATATCATGGGGGGAAATTGGAGACCAAGCATCCTGGACAATAATAGAgcttcttacttaattttcaatctattaTTGTTGGTTAACTAATGGTATATGGCACACTGAGCCTGAATCTTTATTACTATTTATCATGGGTTTAACTTGCTCAACTGATTTATTTGAAAGTTGGTCTCTGgttattacaataaaaaaacactCGGAAAATAGCCAGAGTAAAATGGTGGCAGGTATAGACTTACATTTGCCTCTTTTCATGCTACATAAAAGTAGGAAGATGTGTACAATTCTTATCATCAAACATCCTTTTTCTTGATCTGTGAACACAACAATGATTGGGGTTTTGGAGTGCCATTTCCTGGAACTATCTTCATAAACACCAGTTAGAATTGGCACAATTTGGAGTGAACTTCTAATATGGTAAGTTCGAGTAATGGCTGATTTCAGATTGGCTTAATTAAGGGATAAAGAATGAGAGAAGAAGATGTTTATGTTGGGATTCTGcccaattttataatttatcctaGTGGTGCAGAAATTCCTTGTATTTCATTTGTAGGTTTGATTGagtgaagtttttatttttaacttacaTATAATGAATTATGatcattcttattttctatttttctggtGAATTTGGTTTTCATGTGACCCAGAAATGTTTGTGCAGGTGGCGGATGCCCTCTGCACGTGACTAGTGAGATGAAATGAGATGACAATCACGTGTTTGTGTTGTACATGTTTTATGGAGAACAAGCAGCCAACTGAAGCGTCTATAACATCTGAACAGTTGAGCATGTAGTTAAAAGATGTTCGGCTGTATGTTAGAACCTTTCAGTTTTCGAGTCAAAAGGAGTCGGGTAGCTTGGTCGGAATCATCATTGCCACAAGATATTTAAACCTACGCTAGGTTGCAATTGCTTATATTGGTAAATTTtgttaggttatgtttgatgtTTCGGATATGATATGGGATGCAAGGTACGTAATATACGACCCGATCATAAGACTAATAATAAGATAATCGTATATTTAGTTGAGAATGGAATGCCATATCGTCAGCAACTGGAGGTGGCTTGGTGGTGACTTGAGGTTGAGGGTGACAAAACTTAATGCGGGGGCACGCATTGTAGGACACACGCATGGGAATAATGCGTGTTATGCAACCAAAGGGGCCAATGCCATGGGGGGCATACTTGTAGCAAACAACAGAGGCTATGCATGCCTTAAAAAGAAGAAATCGACAAGGTTGATATAGGTTAGGCAATGTTGATATGCATACGCCCGATATAGGCAAACAGCGGCTCAGCATATGTGGGCAATGTTGTAGCAATGATGGGGGCTAAGAGGAGGTTTGTCACACATGCATCATATATACACACGTTAGTGGGTTGATTGATATACGTTGGCTCAATTTGGTGCAATACTTGGCATTGGTGAAAGATCAAATTAGGTtattaggtttttaaaaatatgagacATTTGGTGCATTACTCAGCACCGGTGAAACACCAAACAAGGGCAATTAGATTTATATCAGTCAAGAGGAATAAGGATGTGATATCTTGCCATTGGGGGAAGACCAAGCAAAGCTACGACGCATCAAGGAGATGACAGTTGACGTGGAATGTTGAATGACATATCATGTGGGATATGTGATGGCTCGTGGTGCTTTCTAGACATGTGGTATGAACCAAACAAATCCTTGTAATGATGAGATAGGTGACATGAAATGCTACAACAAGGCCTGGACAAGTGATATTAGAAGAAGGAAAAGTACGTTTTGGCTTGTCCATTCGgaaataagttttaattttcataatatttagatATCAGAAGcccaaaacccacttttcccgAAGAAGAAAGTGAGCTATTGAGCATGATATAGGTGCTAAGGGCAGATGCAAGCAATCAACTCTTGTTGAAGATGGGAATGACTGAAGCCACGAGACAAATTGCTACCTACATGTGGCCTGTGGGTAGGGTTAATGAGTTGATTCCTCAATCCTTTTGTAGAATTGGTGCTTGTATAAAGTGTCTTTTTAGACATTCTTTGTATGAACTCATTAAGAAAAGTAGTGGGagttttgttaaaaatgatttattcattttcttataatgACTTAAGAGTTAATTTAACTTATGAgattttttcctataaagaaCTGTGTGCGCGTTGTTATCCATGCATCTTAAAGAGCTAACTTCAAGGGCTTAccagaaatttttatttttctttttgtaaattttttcatattaatttatgaaaattttttttaatttaaaacataaaatatttttatttataaaattttgaatattctaattattaataaaaaaaattacttattgaGAAATAAATTACAGAAAGATCTTCAAATAATGCCCAATATGAaagagattatatatataaattgcatagtatttttcattttttttttctatcattttagTAAATCAAACattgatataataaattttatttgctaTACTATcttaaaacattattatttattaaatataatcctaaaaaaaatattgtatccaattaaaaataatacctTATGATATGTATATCTTATTTGATTGGTCTATTAAGGGATTTCATTTTGACAAATATCACGAAACCATTATATTATCTCATggtatgtatattttatttaaatacttTATTAAGAGAATATCATGAAACCATCGTATTTAGAGTCTATTCGAGAGatttataaacattttcaaatgcTAGGAAACATTATCCTTacaaaattactattaaatcatttttaaaatcacttgaAGTTACTTTAGAAGTACTATTATGTtctaaaaatttgaagaaatattacTTTGTAGCCATTCCATCTTATTAAAGTTGGGAATTGAAAAcccaatatttttcttaaagaaaaaaaaaacaaaaaatctagaTCATTATTTCATTATCATATGTCGTTACCCAAGTCTCAAACCACTTCATCACTTGCAACTTTCCTATTTTCCTTCAACCTCGATCATTGGTTGTTTTGTCTTTGTCTTTGCTACGAAAATTTtagcaaaaaagaagaaggattggatgtattttTGATGAAGTTgtaaaaaattgtcaaatccCAAATCATTTGATACAAggaatggaaaaaagaaaaaaaaacctccatTTCCTTATCATGCAAAAAATATCCAAAGAAGTAATTAACGTTTAAATTAGTGATTTAATCGGACAAGCGTGTGGCTAGAAGCGTATAGAAGTGGAGTGAGAAGAGGCCCCACATCTTTGTTTCGGGGAGAAGCGAGTCCTATCCCATCGTCATTGATTTTCAGCCAACCATAATTCATTTCACCTTATCCGCACTCATTCATCCCCTTTCACTACAAAATTCTCATTTGATGCCTCCCCTCTCGTTTCCAAACCCTGCAATTCCAGAAAGAGGTAACACCAGAATAACTCATTcccatttcaatttcaatttctagcatccttaaattttctctcaattCACTTTGTCTATATGGCTTACCAAAATTTCAGCTCCTACAGCGCAGTTGGGTTGTAAATGGCCACAGCATCAGCAATACTTTGTCCGGCCACGGTGACTGCCAGAATCAGGAGCTCCGGCAGCAAAACCCAGAAGGGAGAGAAGAAAGTGGTGTACGTAGCAGGGCTGAACAGCTTTGGGGGCCTAAAAGCTCACAACAGCGTGGTAGCAATGGGCGTTCCGGTGTGCACTGAACAGTGCTTTGCAAATGTGGTGAGCTCCTTGAAAGCAAAAGGAAGAGGTGGCGGTGGTGCCCTATCTTCCACATGCAGCGCTGCTTCTGAAATATTCAGGATTGCTGCCATCATGAACGCCCTTGTGCTCATTGGGGTTGCTGTTGGATTCGTTCTTCTCCGAATAGAGGCATCTGTGGAGGAATCTGAGTGACTACACTCTTCTTCACAGTAAGAGAAATCAAATCAGCCTTCTTCTCTATCGAGATTGTGGCTTTGATTCTTCTTTTTCCAATGTAGATCTACATTGTTTTGGTTTGTTTAATTGAAGCTTCATAAAACGAGACAGCATTGGATTTTATCCTTCCATGTGATGTGTCATCGTGGGCCTATCCGCTGGTTACAACATCCTAATGAGAAAACATACCCACACAGAATGGTAATAACATTTTTCGTATGCTTCGACACAAAATAAGCCTAAATGCTTCCCACTCAGTCCTTTTGAGGGCTACAATAAATGGACAGAAAATTCATGAGAGTCAAGTTGCAGGTGCACCCAAGGTAAGGCCTGGAAGAAGGCCACGCTGTGGAACCAACAGGAACTTAAGGATATGCCAATTCAGGGTTATGGGAACAAGGAATTAAAGAAATTCAATGCTTTATGCCAAACTGTATCTTTCTTATTTTCGCAAATGACACGATCTGGATTCAGTTCAACATACAAAATAAGAGAGCAGTCCCAATAGTGGCCTGAGCCTCGATAAGCTTTTAGCTGATGAACTCATAAAAGGACTGATTTCCAGCTCAATAGTACCATACACTTTCAAGGAAAAATGCACTAAATTAGAtcaattctttttgaaaaaaaaacttagatgATAAAAATTATGCCAAATCTGAGCTCCTAAATGCTAAAAATTGCCTGCAGATGAAAAATGGGTTCCATTAAATTACACAAACcacattttaaacaaaaatccgtaactctatatttaaaaaacagGACAGCGCAGCTTCCCTGATAAAGCAACTAAGCGTGGATCTCCTACACCGGCCCTAAACAACCTTTCTCTGACCAACTGTTACAGGATGAGGAGTAATTCTGGGTGTCCTCATGTAGATGGTCTTTGACATGTTGCAAAGAGCTGCCAGCTAATGAAAGCCATCACCAAAGAGGTAAACAGTTCGAAGCCCACCACCTTTGGAAGGTGCCACCCCAAGCCTCGCCTCAGGTAGCTGCAAGATCCACAATTTATCAAAGAGGGAAAAAGATGACCCAAAGCAGCAAATATATATCTAACCACCTATCAAAAGTACATCCGACTCTTGCATTAAAAACTCGATAGTTTCATAGATGGTGAACCATCTTTGGTGGTATGTTAAGTAATGTAAAAAACTATCTAATGAAGCATGCTAATTACATCCAGAGAACATGCTAGTCCCAATTTGAAACTAAGGGTTATAAAGGTTTCAGAAATGTGTGATATAGAAACATTTTGCTTAGCTCCTTTGGTTTCATATCATTCATGAATCATACTAGAAAGATGAATGTTCTTAAGAGACAGGACTGATTGCTCCAACCAGAATCTAAATAATGCCTAAATTTTAGTTAAGCAAAATATGCATATAAATAATGGAAATGTTTGAGCTTTGTTAAGAAGAAGACCTGGTAATAGAAGGCATGGTTGCCACAATCCCTGCACAAATGTATATTATAGGAATCAAAGTCCTGGGTTTGTTTTTTCGAAGCCACATCAATGATCCCAATGCAGCAAGGGATATACTCAACACCTGAATTCAAAACATAGAGAAGCTAGCATCAGCAAAAGAACAAACATGTTTTTctcttagaaaacaaaaaggcaAAAATATCATCCAGCTTGCCATGTCAACAAATTGACATATTTGTGATTCTATAAATATCCAATTAAAGCAATAATTTATGGCCTTTTTTTATCAGACTAAATATTATTTGCCCAAACCTTCCAGCCAAGAATTAGAAATATTGTCACAGAAAGCATCAGAAATATGAAATGAACATACCAGATTAGCATTTGCTTCCAGGCCTTGCAAAATGTAATCCCAAGTAAATTCTAGTCCTCTAGCACCAACCCAAAGGGGTGCCAGTCTATGCAGCACAGAATCAGCAAAAGCCCATCCTGCCAATCGGGAAAAAGATAGCTTCATTGTGCCAGAACATGAAAACATGGAGTTACCTCTGCCAAGTGAACAGAGATGGGAGAACTTCTAGAGATGCAgatcaatttcaatttccacTACTATATATACTTGAACAAAAAAGAGTGCTAGGAATTAAAACCAATAGAAAATTcatattcattatattttttggaagtaaTATTGAAAGGATGTAACATTTATACATAATATTTTCTGGACTCTAAATCTGTATAGGAAAAATGAGCAGAAGATACAGAAAATAATAACCTAAATAAACCAAAATGATAGAATCGTCTGGGATCtgcttaaaaaattaaaattttcaaataattcgaCTCTTTTTACTCACCAAGTCCAACAGCCTGGAACTTATGGTTTTGAGAGATGTTCCTGTGAGTCAGCTGGGTCAAGGCAAAGTAAAGCCCAGCAACATCTATAAAACCAATTAAAGCTTTCAACAATTcctgaaaataaaaacaagattaattaattatggaaaaTGCTTTTCATACTAGTCCTTCATAGATCTTATAAATGTGTTGCGAAAATGTCAGTTTAGAAATTAATAAGACATTGGTGGTTTAATGTGTAACTAAAAATGAGTTTACTAGTAAGATCAGTTTGTATAATAAAGCACTATCCATTAATTGTTTATACCTCACAGTCCTCACTAATTCTTCAAGATTTAGCATTTACAAGCCATTAAAATATGATCACAGGTATCATCAGACTTACTTACATGTGCAACTATTCAGCTAGCTGAGAGAATATAGatgcatttgaaaatgaataaaaaataaacatggtAACTTTTCATAATAACTCAACAAGTGAAGGCTGTCAGAAACAAATTCTGTAAACAAAGGAAATGAGGACTTCATCTAGTCCTCCGTGTAAATGTGTAATACCCATTTCAAAGgattgtgaaaattgaaaacagaACTACCTGATATGGATCAAAGCTGTCATTTTCGGATACGTTTAGAAAGGTTGCCAGACAAACAAGCtgccaacaaaaaataaaataatcacatgTTAATTCATAATGGAAGCATGACACAGAAGGTGGAATGAGTGACTGAGGGTAAATCAAATGCAAGGTAGGTGACTCTACTGCTATAGTgccttaaaaaaacattttatggcATGCATTCAAGCTCTGGAGTTCTGTTTGTCAACCGTGCGTACCTTTATCAAAGCTGTTCCAAGATAAACAAGAGCAGCTTTAACAGAAGTACCAAGCGTATCATACTCAGATCTGCACATGTATGCTTATCATTACAAATCCATTTTATACTGACATAATGCATATATCACAAAAGAAAGACCTCTCATAATGATTCCATTAAAACATCCCAGATAAAGTCAGGCATACTTTACACAAGTTAGTTCAGTACAAGTggttaaatatttaattacagggaaaaaaaaaggcaaaaaaaatgCAGTACAACAACTTGAGATTTTGGTTTGTAAGGATGGACCAGTGAAGAAAAGGAAAccaatgaaaatggaaaattccaatatttcagCATGCCATTGTCGCTATGATGCCTAAACTCTTCAACTTCACCCAACCTACCCATGTTAATATGACATGACAAGGGTGTGGGTGTGAGATTCTTGTAGGATAATCCTGTTTTGCTTGGCATATTAACTAAATTTGATCCTTTTGAAGGGCTAAAGGAGAGAAGAAAGAGTTTTTCTATGATTCTATCAAGGatatcttatttttttgcttctgatttgacttaattttttttcttgtttatgtCATATCTATGTGGGGTTGGGAAATCCACAAATCATCCACTTGATATACTGCCAGTACCTTCATACAGGTCACAGGCATCAGCAGCACTATTGGTGTCTTAGAAGATGGATGGGGGGAATCCACAAACTAACTACCTGACACACTGCAATCACCTTCATCTGTAATCACAGGCATCACTAGCACTATTGATACCTATGCAGCTCTCTCTCCCCCACTCATTCTATCTCTGATCCTAACCCCAGTGACCAATTATCAGCCATCACCACCAAAAATGCCTTTTGTAACCATTGACTTCAGACACCAGAAAATGACATGAAGGCTATGAAGCAAATGACACTATCAGCTGCAATACAGTCAAAGCTACCTATAGAAAAGATCATCAAAGAGGAGATAATCCCTTACCTTCAATCATCATCACAGCTATAGGTTTCCATCACATAGCCAACCAAAGACATCACCCCTACAGATCAGCAATCACCATACTATTTACTTCTATTTGCTATTTCACCCTCAACCCAAAATCCTCATTTGTGTGTGTTCATTTTCTCAGGATTACTAAAATTAGAACCAAGAGCCCCATTGTTCAA is drawn from Vitis riparia cultivar Riparia Gloire de Montpellier isolate 1030 chromosome 18, EGFV_Vit.rip_1.0, whole genome shotgun sequence and contains these coding sequences:
- the LOC117907313 gene encoding B3 domain-containing protein Os01g0723500-like isoform X1, which codes for MKNSKRPHFFEVFQPDASSERLKIPSRFIKHMEGRTSGFVSLVGPSDNTWHVDLIQQNSDLLLHDGWPVFVRDHCIECGDSLVFRYDGNLHFTVQVFDRSSCEKEAAFHAKCSQDPGGLDDPLRKKRERESPVVSKDKIFEGVPKKMRGSSCHVHSECITKNLEDKMDKSDKEAYKCEDLFMTEKCQAAVFSNETKKCGSPSKDSLSSMPSQLKACNEKPEAAIQSRADDEFDSRARGCGCTSLLSTFEEKKVAQSFTSSFPNFVRIMKKFNISGSYTLKIPYKFSMEHLPKCKIKIVLRNLKGDCWTVNSVPTTKVHTLHTFCGGWMAFVRGNGLKMGDICIFELVRKCEMRVHILGAGKEGIDGQSGKTMSNGFTPGCAATSHKNPEGLPKKPKGNSSKVHLKHITKLGVSGKKGSKTHQDTVPNEMKKHGSSSKSSVSSASKACNEKPESAIQNTTSAADDLRSQAKSFVSTISAEEEKAVRSFTSSYPYFARFMKKFNISGSYTLKIPYQFSMAHLPKCKTEIVLRNLKGECWTVNSVPDTKGRMVHTFCGGWMAFVRGNDVKMGDICMFELVGKSEMLVHISGVGKKGSDHQSGKAASN
- the LOC117907313 gene encoding B3 domain-containing protein LOC_Os12g40080-like isoform X2; its protein translation is MEGRTSGFVSLVGPSDNTWHVDLIQQNSDLLLHDGWPVFVRDHCIECGDSLVFRYDGNLHFTVQVFDRSSCEKEAAFHAKCSQDPGGLDDPLRKKRERESPVVSKDKIFEGVPKKMRGSSCHVHSECITKNLEDKMDKSDKEAYKCEDLFMTEKCQAAVFSNETKKCGSPSKDSLSSMPSQLKACNEKPEAAIQSRADDEFDSRARGCGCTSLLSTFEEKKVAQSFTSSFPNFVRIMKKFNISGSYTLKIPYKFSMEHLPKCKIKIVLRNLKGDCWTVNSVPTTKVHTLHTFCGGWMAFVRGNGLKMGDICIFELVRKCEMRVHILGAGKEGIDGQSGKTMSNGFTPGCAATSHKNPEGLPKKPKGNSSKVHLKHITKLGVSGKKGSKTHQDTVPNEMKKHGSSSKSSVSSASKACNEKPESAIQNTTSAADDLRSQAKSFVSTISAEEEKAVRSFTSSYPYFARFMKKFNISGSYTLKIPYQFSMAHLPKCKTEIVLRNLKGECWTVNSVPDTKGRMVHTFCGGWMAFVRGNDVKMGDICMFELVGKSEMLVHISGVGKKGSDHQSGKAASN
- the LOC117907261 gene encoding uncharacterized protein LOC117907261, encoding MATASAILCPATVTARIRSSGSKTQKGEKKVVYVAGLNSFGGLKAHNSVVAMGVPVCTEQCFANVVSSLKAKGRGGGGALSSTCSAASEIFRIAAIMNALVLIGVAVGFVLLRIEASVEESE
- the LOC117907260 gene encoding transmembrane protein 147, coding for MTVFHFFNCAILTFGPHAVYYSATPLSEYDTLGTSVKAALVYLGTALIKLVCLATFLNVSENDSFDPYQELLKALIGFIDVAGLYFALTQLTHRNISQNHKFQAVGLGWAFADSVLHRLAPLWVGARGLEFTWDYILQGLEANANLVLSISLAALGSLMWLRKNKPRTLIPIIYICAGIVATMPSITSYLRRGLGWHLPKVVGFELFTSLVMAFISWQLFATCQRPST